The following coding sequences are from one Treponema bryantii window:
- a CDS encoding isochorismatase family cysteine hydrolase yields the protein MKLLIVIDMQNDFIDGALGTKEAVAIVPEVAKKIEQARAAGEMVVFTRDTHQQNYLETQEGKNLPVVHCVEGSDGWQISSALNVGDSRIFDKPSFGSMALADYVATLDGLEEIELVGLCTGICVISNAFILKAKLPEVKISVDSSCCACVTPQSHETALSAMKLCQINVK from the coding sequence ATGAAACTTTTAATCGTAATAGACATGCAGAATGATTTTATAGACGGAGCACTTGGAACTAAAGAAGCTGTTGCTATTGTTCCTGAAGTTGCTAAGAAGATAGAGCAGGCTAGAGCTGCTGGCGAAATGGTTGTGTTCACACGCGATACCCATCAGCAGAACTATCTTGAAACTCAGGAGGGAAAGAATCTTCCTGTAGTTCACTGTGTTGAAGGTTCGGACGGCTGGCAGATTTCAAGCGCTCTTAATGTAGGTGATAGCCGTATTTTTGATAAGCCTTCTTTTGGCTCTATGGCGCTTGCTGATTATGTCGCAACTCTTGATGGGCTTGAAGAAATTGAACTTGTAGGTCTCTGCACAGGAATCTGCGTTATCAGCAATGCCTTTATTCTTAAAGCAAAACTTCCTGAAGTTAAGATTTCAGTTGATTCTTCATGCTGTGCCTGTGTAACTCCTCAGAGTCATGAGACTGCACTGTCTGCAATGAAGCTGTGTCAGATCAATGTGAAATAA
- a CDS encoding mannose-1-phosphate guanylyltransferase/mannose-6-phosphate isomerase codes for MIIPIILSGGAGTRLWPLSWGDHPKQFLPLVTKNTMIQETLLRLKGLELGAPIISCGEGHRFMVAQQIGEVSEVKPTILLEPMAKNTAPAIAAACCAAMKQDKDAVVVVLPSDHVIADKEAFQKAVLTAANNAAQGYLVTFGIVPTFPATGYGYVKAAGDESDGAFTLEKFVEKPCLEKAQEYLASGEYAWNSGMFVFKAAIFLEELKTFNPEMAELSIQAFEKAVVDTDFIRLDKDSFGQIKGDSIDYAVMEKTSKGRVVKLNAGWDDVGSWSALYDISQKDENQNVIKGDDVITLDTTSSYIRGGKRTIATIGLDDVVIVDSDDSLLIAAKGKIQDVKKIAEIIKSRS; via the coding sequence ATGATTATTCCAATTATTCTTTCAGGTGGAGCCGGAACACGTTTGTGGCCTTTAAGCTGGGGGGATCATCCTAAACAGTTTTTGCCACTTGTTACTAAAAATACAATGATTCAGGAGACTTTGCTCCGCCTTAAGGGGCTTGAACTTGGTGCTCCTATAATTTCCTGCGGGGAGGGCCATCGATTTATGGTTGCCCAGCAGATTGGTGAAGTTAGTGAAGTTAAGCCTACAATTCTTCTTGAGCCGATGGCTAAAAATACTGCACCTGCAATTGCTGCTGCATGTTGTGCTGCTATGAAACAGGATAAGGATGCAGTTGTTGTAGTTCTTCCAAGCGATCATGTTATTGCTGATAAAGAAGCTTTCCAGAAGGCAGTTCTTACAGCTGCCAATAATGCCGCACAGGGCTATCTTGTTACTTTCGGAATTGTTCCGACATTCCCTGCAACCGGTTATGGATATGTAAAAGCAGCCGGAGATGAAAGTGATGGTGCCTTTACGCTTGAAAAATTTGTAGAAAAACCTTGTCTTGAAAAAGCTCAGGAATATCTTGCAAGCGGTGAGTATGCATGGAACAGCGGAATGTTTGTTTTTAAGGCTGCAATTTTCCTTGAAGAATTAAAAACTTTTAATCCTGAAATGGCAGAGCTTTCTATTCAGGCTTTTGAAAAAGCTGTTGTTGATACAGATTTTATACGTCTGGATAAGGATTCATTTGGTCAGATTAAAGGCGATTCAATTGACTATGCGGTTATGGAAAAAACTTCTAAAGGCCGTGTAGTAAAGCTGAATGCAGGCTGGGATGATGTTGGATCCTGGAGTGCACTTTATGACATCAGCCAGAAAGATGAAAATCAGAATGTTATAAAGGGTGATGATGTAATTACTCTTGATACAACAAGCTCTTATATCCGTGGCGGAAAAAGAACAATTGCAACTATTGGTCTTGATGATGTTGTAATTGTGGACAGTGATGATTCTCTTCTTATTGCAGCGAAGGGAAAAATCCAGGACGTAAAGAAAATAGCAGAAATTATTAAGAGTCGCAGCTAA